The proteins below are encoded in one region of Ornithinimicrobium avium:
- the zwf gene encoding glucose-6-phosphate dehydrogenase, with protein MTAWTDPLTQTTSYPGLGPATQTEEIAEPHVIVLFGARGDLSRRKLLPGLAYLCSSDLAPKIRVVGSSLEEFDDAEFREFAREALAEFGHRQLGEQEWGAFADNLRYVPTSAGAAGLARVVAEERAALGQRSGLLHYLSVPPSAALSVIGLLREADLVEGSRIVMEKPFGTDLASAVHLNASVHETFDEDQIFRIDHFLGKEAAQNILAFRFANGLFEPIWNRNFIDHVQIDIPETLGLERRAGFYEATGAYKDMVVTHLFQVLAFVAMEPPTALEPTAIGEEKNKVFRSMLPLDPARVVRGQYVGYLDEEGVARDSDTETFIALRCEIDNWRWAGVPFYLRTGKRMAEGARIISIAFKEAPRTMFPAHSGVGQAGPDHLTFDLADESKVSLSFYGKRPGPGMRLEKLSMQFSTQETAAAGDVLEAYERLILDAMRGDHTLFTTAEGIESLWARSGPLLQSPPPVKPYPAGTWGPNAIHQLIAPHAWRLPFERTWRDHTPTGG; from the coding sequence GTGACCGCCTGGACCGACCCGCTGACCCAGACCACCTCATACCCCGGTCTCGGGCCGGCCACGCAGACCGAGGAGATCGCCGAACCGCACGTGATCGTGCTCTTCGGCGCCCGCGGCGACCTCTCCCGGCGCAAGCTGCTGCCGGGGCTGGCCTACCTGTGCAGCTCGGACCTGGCGCCGAAGATCCGGGTGGTGGGCAGCTCGCTGGAGGAGTTCGACGACGCGGAGTTCCGGGAGTTCGCCCGGGAGGCGCTCGCCGAGTTCGGCCACCGGCAGCTGGGCGAGCAGGAGTGGGGCGCCTTCGCCGACAACCTCCGGTACGTCCCGACGAGCGCCGGCGCCGCCGGGCTGGCGCGGGTCGTGGCAGAGGAGCGGGCCGCCCTCGGGCAGCGGTCCGGTCTGCTGCACTACCTCAGCGTCCCGCCCAGCGCGGCCCTGTCGGTCATCGGGCTGCTGCGCGAGGCCGACCTGGTGGAGGGCTCGCGGATCGTCATGGAGAAGCCCTTCGGCACCGACCTGGCCAGCGCGGTCCACCTCAACGCCAGCGTCCACGAGACCTTCGACGAGGACCAGATCTTCCGGATCGACCACTTCCTGGGCAAGGAGGCGGCCCAGAACATCCTCGCCTTCCGCTTCGCCAACGGGCTGTTCGAGCCGATCTGGAACCGCAACTTCATCGACCACGTGCAGATCGACATACCCGAGACCCTCGGCCTGGAGCGACGGGCCGGCTTCTACGAGGCGACCGGCGCCTACAAGGACATGGTGGTGACCCACCTGTTCCAGGTCCTGGCGTTCGTGGCGATGGAGCCGCCGACCGCCCTGGAGCCGACCGCGATCGGCGAGGAGAAGAACAAGGTCTTCCGCTCGATGCTGCCGCTGGACCCCGCGCGGGTGGTGCGCGGCCAGTACGTCGGCTACCTGGACGAGGAGGGCGTCGCGCGCGACTCGGACACCGAGACCTTCATCGCGCTGCGCTGCGAGATCGACAACTGGCGCTGGGCGGGCGTGCCGTTCTACCTGCGCACCGGCAAGCGGATGGCCGAGGGTGCGCGCATCATCTCGATCGCGTTCAAGGAGGCGCCACGCACGATGTTCCCGGCGCACTCCGGCGTGGGGCAGGCCGGGCCGGACCACCTGACCTTCGACCTGGCCGACGAGTCCAAGGTCTCGCTGTCTTTCTACGGCAAGCGCCCCGGCCCCGGGATGCGCCTGGAGAAGCTCTCGATGCAGTTCTCCACCCAGGAGACCGCGGCCGCCGGGGACGTCCTCGAGGCCTACGAACGGCTCATCCTGGACGCGATGCGAGGCGACCACACGCTGTTCACCACGGCCGAGGGCATCGAGAGCCTGTGGGCCCGCTCGGGCCCGCTGCTGCAGAGCCCCCCGCCGGTGAAGCCCTACCCGGCGGGGACCTGGGGACCCAACGCCATCCACCAGCTGATCGCGCCGCACGCCTGGCGGCTGCCCTTCGAGCGGACCTGGCGCGACCACACCCCGACGGGTGGGTGA
- a CDS encoding GNAT family N-acetyltransferase, producing MAEVTVTHEPDRTRFEAHLEGKVAGFADYQQTQELWVFTHTEVDPAFEGQGVGGALVRGALDHVRADGTRTVLAVCPFVRAWIARHPEYADLLYQGRPSTVAD from the coding sequence ATGGCCGAGGTGACCGTCACCCACGAGCCCGACCGCACCCGTTTCGAGGCCCACCTCGAGGGGAAGGTGGCCGGCTTCGCCGACTACCAGCAGACGCAGGAGCTGTGGGTCTTCACGCACACCGAGGTCGACCCCGCCTTCGAGGGGCAGGGGGTCGGCGGCGCGCTGGTCCGCGGCGCCCTGGACCACGTCCGCGCGGACGGGACCCGCACGGTCCTGGCGGTCTGCCCGTTCGTCCGCGCCTGGATCGCACGCCACCCGGAGTATGCGGACCTGCTCTACCAGGGGCGTCCGTCCACCGTGGCGGACTGA
- a CDS encoding LysE family transporter, which yields MTGAVAAILTGLGIGLAAGVSPGPLLVLVITSTLHGGLRHGLAVAAAPLLSDLVVVTAVLLVLRELGPDALGWLGVVGGVLVVLVGVQTVREARTASLAPGVAGAAPPLRTALRRAVLVNLFSPHPWLSWITVLGPLTVSFWRGGAPAGVAVVLGFYLTLVGSKAALAAVVARGRRWLTDTGYRRTVTGAGVVLMVLGVVMLVEFGRHLV from the coding sequence ATGACGGGCGCCGTCGCCGCGATCCTGACCGGGCTGGGGATCGGCCTGGCCGCCGGCGTCAGTCCCGGCCCGCTGCTGGTCCTGGTCATCACCTCGACGCTGCACGGCGGGCTGCGCCACGGGCTCGCCGTCGCCGCCGCTCCCCTGCTCAGCGACCTCGTCGTCGTCACCGCGGTGCTCCTCGTCCTGCGCGAGCTGGGGCCGGACGCTCTCGGCTGGCTCGGGGTCGTGGGCGGTGTGCTCGTCGTCCTGGTCGGCGTCCAGACCGTGCGCGAGGCGCGCACCGCCAGCCTCGCGCCGGGCGTGGCCGGGGCCGCTCCTCCGCTGCGCACGGCACTGCGGCGGGCCGTGCTGGTCAACCTGTTCAGCCCGCACCCGTGGCTCAGCTGGATCACCGTGCTGGGGCCGCTGACCGTCTCCTTCTGGCGGGGCGGCGCGCCCGCCGGCGTGGCCGTGGTGCTGGGGTTCTACCTCACCCTGGTCGGCTCCAAGGCAGCGCTCGCGGCGGTGGTGGCGCGCGGCCGCCGCTGGCTCACCGACACCGGCTACCGCCGGACGGTCACCGGCGCCGGCGTGGTCCTCATGGTCCTGGGCGTCGTGATGCTCGTCGAGTTCGGTCGGCACCTGGTCTAG
- a CDS encoding serine hydrolase domain-containing protein produces the protein MTIRTRTARRATTGGTAALAALALVLPTTASAAPDRPEEHGIPGSVSAAQDETALREQVRHAARTAQQQVRLKGTPPGRSTPATDALDAGMAKVVTDGAIGVTVRVDSPDLTWRGSAGGRALDKRPPAGWQDRFRVASNTKMMVATLVLQQVEAGTWTLDTRVEDVIPGLLPDHPDVTLRQLLSHTSGMPNGTQELLLPNVEGPEMSDFLAAIGRDYTDQDHVDAVNAFPWTEPGEFVYSNAGYVVLGMLLAARTGEDVGTLLREGVWGPAGMRHTSYPLDPGMPNPALEEDAWVGDGWLELGGFDPDLFRSSGAVVSTTADLNAFTDALISGELVDPALVQEMVTPVTTDMLQYGLGVYRLPDPCSSPEDPQWLYGHDGATYGTLSVAFTSADGTRQLSLGVTGRDLSSLEGRWNINEVLVPALLATCPVSG, from the coding sequence ATGACCATCCGCACCCGCACCGCCCGACGAGCCACGACCGGCGGGACCGCCGCCCTGGCCGCGCTGGCCCTGGTGCTGCCCACCACCGCCTCGGCGGCCCCGGACCGACCCGAGGAGCACGGCATACCTGGGAGCGTGTCGGCCGCCCAGGACGAGACCGCGCTGCGCGAGCAGGTGCGCCACGCCGCGCGGACCGCGCAGCAGCAGGTGCGTCTCAAGGGGACCCCGCCCGGCCGGTCGACGCCGGCCACCGACGCGCTGGACGCCGGCATGGCCAAGGTCGTCACCGACGGCGCGATCGGCGTCACCGTGCGCGTGGACTCCCCTGACCTGACCTGGCGCGGCTCGGCAGGGGGCCGTGCCCTCGACAAGCGGCCGCCGGCCGGCTGGCAGGACCGCTTCCGGGTCGCGAGCAACACCAAGATGATGGTCGCCACCCTCGTCCTCCAGCAGGTGGAGGCGGGGACGTGGACGCTCGACACCCGGGTGGAGGACGTCATCCCCGGCCTCCTGCCCGACCACCCCGACGTGACCCTCCGGCAGCTGCTCAGCCACACCTCCGGGATGCCCAACGGCACCCAGGAGCTGCTCCTGCCCAACGTCGAGGGTCCCGAGATGTCGGACTTCCTGGCAGCGATCGGGCGCGACTACACCGACCAGGACCACGTGGACGCGGTCAACGCCTTCCCGTGGACCGAGCCGGGGGAGTTCGTCTACTCCAACGCCGGCTACGTCGTGCTCGGGATGCTCCTGGCGGCCCGGACCGGCGAGGACGTCGGGACGCTGCTGCGCGAGGGAGTATGGGGACCGGCGGGCATGCGGCACACCTCCTACCCGCTCGACCCGGGTATGCCGAACCCGGCCCTCGAGGAGGACGCCTGGGTCGGCGACGGCTGGCTCGAGCTCGGCGGCTTCGACCCCGACCTGTTCCGGTCCTCCGGTGCCGTGGTGAGCACCACGGCCGACCTCAACGCGTTCACCGACGCGCTGATCTCCGGCGAGCTGGTCGACCCGGCGCTCGTGCAGGAGATGGTCACGCCGGTCACGACCGACATGCTCCAGTACGGCCTCGGGGTCTACCGGCTGCCCGATCCCTGCTCCTCCCCCGAGGACCCGCAGTGGCTCTACGGGCACGACGGCGCGACCTACGGGACCCTGAGCGTGGCGTTCACCAGCGCCGACGGCACCCGCCAGCTCTCGCTGGGCGTGACCGGTCGCGACCTCAGCTCGCTGGAGGGGCGGTGGAACATCAACGAGGTCCTGGTGCCCGCCCTGCTGGCCACCTGCCCCGTGTCCGGGTGA
- a CDS encoding MaoC/PaaZ C-terminal domain-containing protein, whose amino-acid sequence MTWPGTGTAAPVLLPAEELPLGEEVDCGSHTVTEEEIVAFASAWDPQYFHVSADLAAHSDFGGLIASGLHTASIYQKLAVAGLLHRFDVVAGREIRSLRFLRPVRPGDVLSCGILVRSVEPAAPGRSLVVIAGVLRNQHGKPVLELEVDSLMRSRQLPLTRTRGRWPAGRAPGPR is encoded by the coding sequence ATGACCTGGCCAGGCACCGGCACCGCCGCCCCCGTGCTCCTGCCCGCCGAGGAGCTTCCCCTGGGGGAGGAGGTCGACTGCGGCTCCCACACGGTCACCGAGGAGGAGATCGTGGCCTTCGCCTCCGCCTGGGACCCGCAGTACTTCCACGTCTCGGCCGACCTCGCCGCCCACAGCGACTTCGGCGGGCTCATCGCCAGCGGGCTGCACACCGCCTCGATCTACCAGAAGCTCGCGGTCGCCGGTCTCCTGCACCGCTTCGACGTCGTGGCCGGCAGGGAGATCCGCAGCCTGCGCTTCCTGCGGCCGGTCCGTCCCGGCGACGTCCTGAGCTGCGGCATCCTCGTGCGGTCCGTGGAGCCGGCCGCCCCCGGTCGCTCCCTGGTCGTCATCGCCGGCGTCCTGCGCAACCAGCACGGCAAGCCCGTGCTGGAGCTCGAGGTGGACTCGCTGATGAGGTCGCGGCAGCTGCCACTCACCCGGACACGGGGCAGGTGGCCAGCAGGGCGGGCACCAGGACCTCGTTGA
- a CDS encoding SDR family oxidoreductase: protein MRDRQQNRQQIVVVTGASAGIGRATAVAFGRRGATVALLARGRAGLEAAARDVEEAGGTAMAIPTDTADHEQVEAAAARVEDELGTIDVWVNVAFTSVFAPFWEISPEEYARVTEVSYLGFVYGTMSALRRMKPRDRGTIVQVGSALAYRGIPLQSAYCGAKHAIQGFHESLRCELLHERSNVHVTMVQMPGVNTPQFRWVLSRLPNKAQPVPPIYQPEIPASAVLYAADHPRRREYWVGGSTVGTLAANAVAPGILDRYLARTGFASQQGDEPRDPDQPVNLWEPADADRDHGAHGPFDDRATDRSYQVWASRHHGLLAGLGAVGATAAVGALASRWRS from the coding sequence GTGAGGGACAGGCAGCAGAACAGGCAGCAGATCGTCGTCGTCACCGGCGCGAGCGCGGGGATCGGCAGGGCCACCGCGGTCGCGTTCGGCCGGCGCGGCGCCACCGTCGCGCTGCTGGCCCGGGGACGGGCCGGGCTGGAGGCGGCCGCCCGGGACGTGGAGGAGGCGGGCGGGACCGCCATGGCCATCCCCACCGACACCGCCGACCACGAGCAGGTGGAGGCCGCCGCCGCCCGGGTCGAGGACGAGCTCGGCACGATCGACGTCTGGGTCAACGTCGCGTTCACCTCGGTGTTCGCGCCCTTCTGGGAGATCTCCCCGGAGGAGTACGCCCGTGTCACCGAGGTCAGCTACCTCGGCTTCGTCTACGGCACGATGTCCGCGCTGCGCAGGATGAAGCCCCGTGACCGCGGCACGATCGTGCAGGTCGGCTCGGCGCTGGCCTACCGCGGGATCCCCCTGCAGAGCGCCTACTGCGGCGCCAAGCACGCCATCCAGGGTTTCCACGAGTCGTTGCGCTGCGAGCTGCTGCACGAGCGCAGCAACGTGCACGTGACCATGGTGCAGATGCCGGGGGTCAACACCCCGCAGTTCCGCTGGGTCCTCTCCCGGCTGCCGAACAAGGCCCAGCCGGTCCCGCCGATCTACCAGCCCGAGATCCCCGCCTCCGCGGTCCTGTACGCCGCGGACCATCCGCGACGTCGCGAGTACTGGGTCGGCGGCAGCACGGTGGGGACCCTGGCCGCCAACGCCGTCGCCCCCGGGATCCTGGACCGCTACCTGGCGCGGACCGGCTTCGCCTCGCAGCAGGGCGACGAGCCGCGCGACCCCGACCAGCCGGTCAACCTGTGGGAGCCGGCCGACGCCGACCGCGACCACGGCGCGCACGGTCCCTTCGACGACCGCGCCACCGACCGCTCCTACCAGGTGTGGGCCTCCCGGCACCACGGCCTGCTGGCCGGCCTCGGCGCGGTCGGCGCCACGGCTGCCGTCGGGGCGCTGGCGTCCCGGTGGCGCTCGTGA
- a CDS encoding pyridoxal phosphate-dependent aminotransferase, with protein MLVSPTLAINEEIARRRAQGRPVVALGFGEASLPVHPLLVDQLARHAAQGGYGEVAGASRLREAAAGYWSRRGVGTRAEEVVAGPGSKPLLYAVFEALGGPVLLPRPSWVSYAAQNEILGQRSVSVPTVEGEGGVPDPARLDSVARGLRDAGTPATAVLVTIPDNPTGTVAAPATVRELCRVAEEHDLVVISDEIYLDLVHDPDREVLTPSQVVPGRTITTTGLSKSLALGGWRIGVARIPDGLLSQVRGRVTSVASEIWSAPAHPVQLAAAWAFAEPADLTAHIALSSRLHGRVARAVAAVFRDAGAEVAEPSGAFYLYPDLEPLRDRLAGAGVTTSPGLARVLLDEHGIATLPGAAFGDAEDRLTLRVATPMLYGPSDDQRWAALEAEAPAELPWIREGLDTVRHALDAMLPE; from the coding sequence GTGCTCGTCTCACCCACGCTGGCCATCAACGAGGAGATCGCCCGCCGCCGCGCGCAGGGCCGGCCCGTCGTCGCCCTCGGCTTCGGCGAGGCGAGCCTGCCGGTCCACCCGCTGCTCGTCGACCAGCTCGCCAGGCACGCCGCGCAGGGCGGCTACGGCGAGGTCGCCGGCGCGTCGAGGCTCCGCGAGGCCGCCGCGGGCTACTGGTCGCGCCGTGGGGTCGGGACGCGGGCCGAGGAGGTCGTGGCCGGACCGGGCAGCAAGCCCCTGCTGTATGCCGTGTTCGAGGCCCTGGGCGGTCCGGTCCTGCTGCCCAGGCCCAGCTGGGTCAGCTACGCCGCGCAGAACGAGATCCTCGGGCAGCGCAGCGTCTCGGTGCCCACCGTCGAGGGGGAGGGCGGCGTGCCGGACCCGGCCCGGCTCGACAGCGTCGCCCGCGGGCTGCGGGACGCCGGCACCCCGGCCACGGCCGTCCTCGTGACGATCCCCGACAACCCCACCGGGACCGTCGCGGCCCCGGCGACCGTCCGTGAGCTGTGCCGGGTCGCCGAGGAGCACGACCTGGTCGTCATCTCCGACGAGATCTACCTCGACCTCGTGCACGACCCCGACCGTGAGGTCCTCACCCCGAGCCAGGTCGTCCCCGGGCGCACGATCACCACGACCGGACTGAGCAAGAGCCTGGCCCTGGGCGGGTGGCGCATCGGGGTCGCCCGCATCCCGGACGGACTGCTCAGCCAGGTGCGCGGCCGGGTGACGAGCGTGGCCAGCGAGATCTGGTCGGCGCCCGCCCACCCGGTCCAGCTCGCCGCGGCGTGGGCCTTCGCGGAGCCGGCCGACCTCACCGCGCACATCGCGCTGAGCAGCCGGCTGCACGGGCGGGTCGCGAGGGCGGTGGCCGCGGTCTTCCGCGACGCCGGTGCCGAGGTCGCCGAGCCGTCCGGGGCCTTCTACCTCTACCCCGACCTGGAGCCGCTGCGGGACCGGCTGGCCGGCGCGGGCGTCACCACCAGCCCCGGTCTGGCCCGTGTGCTGCTGGACGAGCACGGCATCGCCACCCTGCCCGGTGCCGCGTTCGGCGACGCCGAGGACCGGCTCACCCTGCGCGTCGCCACCCCGATGCTCTACGGGCCCAGCGACGACCAGAGGTGGGCCGCGCTCGAGGCGGAGGCGCCCGCGGAGCTGCCGTGGATCCGGGAGGGCCTGGACACGGTGCGCCACGCGCTGGACGCGATGCTGCCCGAGTAG
- a CDS encoding YciI family protein, giving the protein MTEYMVVIVGDADRWWSTMSMQERKDGYAEYTRFSEELTRRGHRITGGAELHATTEARTVRPGGRSVTDGPFAESAEHVGGFYMVETEDPDDLAECCKIIAALGDGVEIRRTVRPEERSAPTQGQAP; this is encoded by the coding sequence ATGACCGAGTACATGGTGGTGATCGTGGGCGACGCCGACCGGTGGTGGTCCACGATGAGCATGCAGGAGCGCAAGGACGGGTATGCCGAGTACACCCGGTTCTCCGAGGAGCTCACCCGGCGCGGGCACCGGATCACCGGCGGCGCGGAGCTGCACGCGACGACGGAGGCCCGGACGGTCCGGCCGGGCGGGCGGTCCGTCACCGACGGTCCGTTCGCGGAGTCCGCCGAGCACGTGGGCGGGTTCTACATGGTCGAGACCGAGGACCCGGACGACCTGGCCGAGTGCTGCAAGATCATCGCCGCGCTCGGCGACGGCGTCGAGATCCGCCGCACCGTGCGGCCCGAGGAGCGCTCCGCCCCGACGCAGGGACAGGCGCCGTGA
- a CDS encoding RNA polymerase sigma factor, producing MGEDALARVVREEWGRLVALLLARFRRLDLVEDALGDAVEAAARTWPAHGVPDSPAAWLNTAASRRVLDRLRAEAMRQRRAPLLVTEAERGQERTAAMVDPGGLVEDDVLRLVLMCTHPALAPEAATALTLRLVLGVSTYDVARLFLVPEPTMAARITRAKKKIVATGIPFAVPGVDVLPDRLDTVAQTAYLAFTAGYAPGSGPDVLRADLAGEAVRLVRVVLALRPGTPVLVALLALMLLQHSRRDARLGPDGGLVLLADQDRSRWHRAEIEEALALLRSLGPVRTVTRQGAAYLVQARIAAEHATAPTAQETRWGRIVEHYDTLLDVMPSPAARVARAVAVAEARGPEAGLLALEGVDVAGSHRPAAVRAELLTRAGRTEQARTAYQEAISLCRNDRELEHLRERLESLRGPT from the coding sequence GTGGGTGAGGACGCCCTCGCGCGGGTGGTGCGCGAGGAGTGGGGACGGCTGGTCGCCCTGCTGCTCGCGCGCTTCCGCCGGCTGGACCTGGTCGAGGACGCCCTCGGCGACGCCGTCGAGGCTGCGGCCCGCACCTGGCCGGCGCACGGGGTCCCGGACAGCCCGGCGGCCTGGCTCAACACCGCGGCCAGCCGCCGGGTGCTGGACCGGTTGCGGGCCGAGGCGATGCGGCAGCGGCGGGCACCCCTGCTGGTGACCGAGGCCGAACGGGGGCAGGAGAGGACGGCGGCGATGGTCGACCCGGGCGGGCTGGTCGAGGACGACGTCCTGCGGCTGGTCCTGATGTGCACGCACCCCGCGCTGGCCCCGGAGGCCGCCACCGCGCTCACGCTGCGTCTCGTGCTGGGGGTGAGCACGTATGACGTGGCGCGCCTCTTCCTCGTCCCCGAGCCGACCATGGCGGCCCGGATCACGCGGGCCAAGAAGAAGATCGTGGCCACCGGCATCCCGTTCGCCGTGCCGGGGGTCGACGTGCTGCCCGACCGGCTGGACACGGTCGCGCAGACGGCCTACCTGGCGTTCACCGCCGGCTACGCCCCGGGCAGCGGTCCCGACGTGCTGCGCGCCGACCTCGCCGGAGAGGCGGTCCGGCTGGTGCGCGTCGTCCTCGCGCTGCGTCCCGGGACGCCGGTGCTGGTGGCGCTGCTCGCGCTGATGCTGCTCCAGCACTCGCGCCGGGACGCCCGGCTCGGGCCGGACGGGGGGCTCGTGCTGCTCGCCGACCAGGACCGGTCCCGGTGGCACCGTGCCGAGATCGAGGAGGCGCTGGCACTCCTGCGCTCGCTCGGCCCGGTCCGGACCGTGACCCGGCAGGGTGCGGCCTACCTGGTGCAGGCGCGGATCGCGGCCGAGCACGCGACCGCGCCGACCGCGCAGGAGACCAGGTGGGGGCGGATCGTCGAGCACTACGACACGCTGCTCGACGTGATGCCCTCCCCGGCCGCCCGGGTGGCGAGGGCGGTGGCCGTCGCCGAGGCGCGGGGCCCGGAGGCCGGTCTGCTGGCGCTCGAGGGCGTCGACGTCGCTGGCAGTCACCGTCCGGCTGCCGTGCGCGCCGAGCTGCTCACGCGGGCGGGACGCACGGAGCAGGCGCGGACGGCATACCAGGAGGCGATCAGCCTGTGCCGCAACGACAGGGAGCTGGAGCACCTGCGCGAGCGGCTGGAGTCGCTGCGCGGACCCACCTGA
- a CDS encoding PIG-L deacetylase family protein codes for MLTAPQTLPSWQRVLAVVAHPDDESFGLGALIDAFARAGAAVDVLCLTRGEASTLGAAPDLATVRAAELEAAGRALGARSTRLLDLPDGGLGDLDPEQVAALVREAADDTRPEGLLVFDSTGISGHPDHVAATGAALVTAERLDLPVLAWTLPEDLARQLVAETGVPFVGRSVGHFVVEVDRAAQHEAIAQHASQAVPGSVLWRRLELQGSTETLCWLRGPGAAAGPAG; via the coding sequence ATGCTCACCGCACCGCAGACCCTCCCCTCCTGGCAGCGCGTGCTCGCCGTGGTCGCGCACCCGGACGACGAGTCCTTCGGCCTGGGCGCGCTCATCGACGCCTTCGCCCGCGCCGGTGCTGCCGTGGACGTGCTCTGCCTGACCCGGGGCGAGGCGTCCACCCTGGGGGCGGCACCGGACCTGGCGACGGTCCGGGCAGCCGAGCTCGAGGCGGCCGGGCGCGCGCTGGGTGCGCGTTCGACCAGGCTGCTCGACCTGCCCGACGGTGGGCTGGGGGACCTCGACCCGGAGCAGGTCGCCGCCCTCGTGCGCGAGGCGGCGGACGACACCCGGCCCGAAGGTCTCCTCGTCTTCGACAGCACGGGCATCTCGGGCCACCCGGACCATGTCGCCGCCACCGGTGCCGCGCTGGTCACGGCCGAGCGGCTCGACCTGCCGGTGCTGGCCTGGACCCTGCCCGAGGACCTCGCCAGGCAGCTGGTGGCCGAGACGGGCGTCCCGTTCGTGGGTCGCTCCGTGGGGCACTTCGTGGTGGAGGTCGACCGTGCTGCGCAGCACGAAGCCATCGCCCAGCACGCGAGCCAGGCCGTCCCCGGGAGCGTCCTGTGGCGCCGCCTCGAGCTGCAGGGCTCGACGGAGACCCTGTGCTGGCTCCGCGGGCCCGGTGCTGCCGCTGGCCCCGCGGGCTGA
- a CDS encoding sensor histidine kinase, giving the protein MAVVANAKAYGGTDWRAGVSFDVALAAVITLGGQVELASAGQAGWRGLLPGMLLLCQTAPVAARRSAPAAAAAVGAAALAVEALVSAPTNTLSGLLAGLVLLYSLGRHAGGGRMVAVTALVGAATALHVVALSGWQVDDLAFAAIFSAAAWLAGRTIRRREQERWRAEAAASDERAAAVEALEAAVVHERARIARELHDVVAHGMGVMVVQAAAAEQLLTDDPTSARVPLSAVRETGQQALAEMRRLLGLLRDGGTGEGLEAQPGLQQLPGLVERLREAGMAVTLTVAGERSLVPPGQQLCAYRIVQEALTNALKHSGGAQARVEVEYGEHALVVRIHNAAGSATPEASNGAGHGLVGMRERVRLYGGTLQAGVQPDGSFLVAATLPTRA; this is encoded by the coding sequence GTGGCCGTGGTGGCGAACGCGAAGGCGTACGGCGGAACCGACTGGCGTGCCGGTGTCTCCTTCGACGTCGCGCTGGCCGCGGTGATCACCCTGGGCGGCCAGGTGGAGCTCGCCTCCGCGGGCCAGGCAGGTTGGCGCGGGCTGCTGCCCGGGATGTTGCTGCTCTGCCAGACTGCGCCGGTGGCCGCCCGGCGGTCCGCTCCGGCGGCGGCCGCAGCCGTCGGTGCTGCGGCGCTGGCCGTCGAGGCGCTGGTCTCGGCGCCGACCAACACCTTGTCCGGGCTGCTGGCCGGGCTCGTGCTGCTCTACAGCCTCGGCCGGCACGCCGGCGGCGGGAGGATGGTGGCGGTCACCGCCCTCGTGGGCGCGGCGACAGCGCTGCACGTGGTGGCGTTGTCCGGCTGGCAGGTCGACGACCTCGCCTTCGCGGCGATCTTCTCAGCTGCTGCGTGGCTGGCGGGCCGCACGATTCGCCGCCGGGAACAGGAGCGGTGGCGCGCCGAGGCAGCCGCCAGCGACGAGCGCGCCGCCGCGGTCGAGGCCCTGGAAGCGGCTGTCGTCCACGAACGCGCCCGGATCGCCAGGGAGCTCCACGACGTCGTCGCCCACGGCATGGGCGTGATGGTCGTGCAGGCGGCGGCGGCCGAGCAGCTGCTCACCGACGACCCGACCTCCGCCCGGGTGCCGCTGAGCGCCGTCCGGGAGACCGGGCAGCAGGCCCTGGCCGAGATGAGACGGCTGCTCGGCCTGCTCCGCGACGGTGGGACGGGTGAGGGGCTCGAGGCACAGCCCGGCCTGCAGCAGCTGCCGGGTCTGGTGGAGCGGCTCCGGGAGGCGGGTATGGCGGTGACGCTGACCGTCGCCGGCGAGCGCAGCCTCGTGCCGCCGGGACAGCAGCTGTGCGCCTACCGGATCGTTCAGGAGGCGCTGACCAACGCGCTGAAGCACTCCGGGGGCGCGCAGGCACGCGTCGAGGTGGAGTATGGCGAGCACGCTCTCGTGGTGCGCATCCACAACGCCGCGGGCAGCGCGACGCCGGAGGCCTCGAACGGCGCCGGGCACGGTCTGGTCGGCATGCGTGAGCGGGTCCGCCTCTACGGCGGCACCCTGCAGGCCGGAGTCCAACCGGACGGCTCCTTCCTCGTCGCCGCAACCTTGCCGACACGCGCATGA